A genomic window from Synechococcus sp. WH 8016 includes:
- a CDS encoding DUF1643 domain-containing protein, giving the protein MNSWQADAALSSCGAYRWLLHRPIQSRHHSSEQRRVLLFVGLNPSRADGQRDDPTLRRLQGFSQHWGYHHLVVLNLFARISPSPSQLCRCSEPIGAENDLILRSWFQRWAQQPAWDLWLGWGVGGGLQQRDKAILKMLSDVSDQRGELPPPFVAGLTKAGYPRHPLYLPRDVQRVAWAVRFLDEPHSAPVSDLPSPVWRTDRSGAFHVT; this is encoded by the coding sequence TTGAACTCTTGGCAAGCTGACGCAGCCCTTAGTTCTTGCGGTGCTTACCGCTGGTTGCTGCATCGGCCCATTCAATCCAGGCATCACAGCTCGGAACAGAGACGGGTGCTGCTGTTCGTTGGACTGAATCCGTCGCGAGCCGATGGACAGCGAGACGACCCAACCCTGCGACGGCTTCAAGGCTTTTCCCAGCACTGGGGGTATCACCATCTTGTGGTCCTCAATTTGTTTGCCCGCATCTCCCCCTCCCCCTCACAGCTCTGCCGTTGCAGCGAGCCAATCGGCGCTGAAAATGATCTGATTTTGCGCAGCTGGTTCCAGCGGTGGGCCCAACAGCCCGCATGGGATCTTTGGCTGGGATGGGGGGTCGGCGGAGGACTGCAGCAACGGGATAAGGCGATCTTGAAAATGTTGAGCGACGTCAGCGATCAACGAGGAGAGCTTCCACCCCCTTTTGTGGCTGGCTTGACCAAAGCGGGCTATCCCCGCCACCCCCTCTACCTTCCCCGTGATGTACAGAGAGTTGCCTGGGCAGTACGGTTCCTAGATGAACCGCACTCCGCGCCGGTATCGGATCTCCCTTCACCTGTCTGGCGGACAGACCGAAGTGGTGCATTTCACGTCACTTGA
- a CDS encoding sodium:proton antiporter, with protein sequence MTPERLGLLWGITVFAGAGARLLAALSNINGVVLLLLSGLLIGRSGLGLVEPLDLGQGLQTIVGLLVSLVLFDGGLNLRLPGDTIKATVLRISVLRIFISLGAGMLAAHWLAGLGWSLAAVFSAIVLATGPTVVTPIVKQIRLAHPLGDVLEAEGLVLEPIGAVLALLLLELALGDLHGWRELAQGLLARLGGGVLIGVTVGWLLSEGLRRLNSSQPVGLRLQLTLGALFLMFGIAEWLLPESGLPASVAAGVVVGRRSTEEAGQLDELIRELAALAITMLFPLLAADVSWAELSPLGWGGVSCVLLLMFVVRPVAVSVATVGLPLVWRQKLFMAWLAPRGIVTAAVASLFAIRLEQAGILGAGRLQGLVFLTILMTVGIQGLTAQPLARVLGLIAEGPEDSDPTASASSEAATQALPIVPESGQ encoded by the coding sequence ATGACGCCTGAGCGTTTAGGGCTGCTTTGGGGCATCACGGTCTTTGCGGGTGCAGGGGCGAGGCTGCTAGCGGCTTTATCCAATATCAATGGCGTGGTTTTGCTGTTGCTTTCAGGGCTGCTGATCGGGCGCTCTGGCCTAGGGCTCGTTGAGCCTCTCGATCTCGGGCAAGGGCTACAAACCATCGTTGGACTGTTGGTGAGCTTGGTGTTGTTTGACGGAGGTCTCAACCTTCGTCTACCCGGGGACACGATTAAAGCCACCGTGCTTCGCATCTCAGTCCTGAGAATCTTCATTTCTCTTGGTGCGGGAATGCTTGCTGCGCACTGGCTCGCCGGCCTTGGATGGTCCTTGGCTGCAGTCTTTAGCGCCATCGTGCTGGCCACCGGGCCCACCGTGGTCACCCCGATCGTGAAACAAATCCGCTTAGCCCATCCCCTGGGAGATGTGCTGGAAGCGGAAGGACTGGTGCTCGAGCCCATTGGAGCGGTGTTGGCCCTGCTGCTCCTGGAACTCGCTCTAGGCGACTTGCACGGCTGGCGTGAATTGGCCCAGGGCTTGCTGGCACGCCTCGGAGGGGGAGTGCTCATTGGGGTCACGGTTGGTTGGCTTTTATCTGAGGGGCTACGACGCCTGAATTCTTCGCAACCCGTCGGATTGCGCCTACAGCTCACGCTGGGGGCGTTGTTCCTGATGTTTGGGATTGCCGAATGGCTCCTGCCTGAATCAGGGCTACCGGCATCCGTGGCCGCAGGCGTCGTGGTCGGTCGTCGATCAACCGAAGAAGCCGGTCAGCTCGATGAGCTGATCCGAGAATTGGCTGCACTCGCCATCACCATGCTGTTTCCGTTATTGGCAGCAGACGTGTCTTGGGCTGAGCTCAGTCCGCTTGGATGGGGCGGTGTGAGCTGTGTCTTGCTGCTCATGTTTGTGGTGCGACCAGTCGCCGTGAGTGTGGCCACAGTCGGTTTGCCCTTGGTGTGGCGACAAAAATTGTTTATGGCCTGGCTGGCTCCAAGAGGAATCGTCACAGCAGCGGTGGCCTCATTGTTTGCGATCCGCCTTGAGCAGGCTGGGATTTTGGGTGCAGGTCGGCTGCAAGGGTTGGTATTCCTCACAATTTTGATGACCGTTGGCATCCAAGGCTTAACAGCACAACCGCTGGCGCGCGTTCTTGGCTTGATTGCTGAGGGGCCAGAAGACTCTGACCCCACGGCGTCTGCCTCGTCAGAGGCAGCGACGCAAGCGCTGCCGATCGTTCCCGAGTCTGGCCAGTAA
- the gltX gene encoding glutamate--tRNA ligase, which produces MTVRVRLAPSPTGTLHIGTARTAVFNWLFARHQNGQFLLRIEDTDKERSKPEFTQNILDGLHWLGLDWDEEPVIQSERIESHRQAISQLLDQGLAYRCYASEQELDAMREAQRASGKPPRYDNRHRHLSAEQEEAYRAEGREAVIRFRIDDEATIAWTDMVRGPMQWRGADLGGDMVIARRAPANTVGDPLYNLVVVVDDAAMAISHVIRGEDHIANTAKQLLLYQALGLTCPTFAHTPLILNPEGRKLSKRDGVTSIGDFQAMGYTAEALANYMTLLGWSVPEGMEERFTLREAADVFSFDRVNKAGAKFDWDKLNWLNAQILHGCSPDELLEVLEPRWRQQGWVASDPVWANDLVVLLGPSLTLIEDGVTQAQPFFEEPPLEEDGLKQLEQAGARPALQALLSALELNPWDGLDVERAQTLLKEAAATADVKKGVLMKSLRAALLGRLQGPDLITTWALLARLGNDRQRLRRCL; this is translated from the coding sequence GTGACGGTTCGCGTTCGTCTGGCCCCAAGCCCCACCGGCACGCTTCATATCGGAACAGCTCGCACAGCTGTTTTTAATTGGCTGTTTGCCCGACACCAAAACGGCCAATTTTTGCTGAGAATTGAGGACACCGATAAAGAGCGATCCAAGCCAGAGTTCACACAAAATATTCTTGATGGCTTGCACTGGCTTGGCCTGGACTGGGATGAGGAACCGGTCATCCAAAGCGAGCGGATTGAATCCCATCGACAGGCGATCAGTCAATTGCTCGATCAAGGTCTTGCCTATCGCTGTTATGCCAGCGAGCAAGAATTGGATGCCATGCGTGAAGCGCAGAGGGCTTCAGGGAAGCCACCTCGGTACGACAACCGTCATCGCCATCTCAGTGCTGAACAGGAGGAGGCCTATCGGGCTGAAGGGCGAGAGGCGGTGATCCGTTTTCGCATTGATGACGAAGCCACCATTGCTTGGACCGATATGGTGCGCGGTCCGATGCAATGGCGAGGAGCGGATCTTGGTGGCGACATGGTGATCGCCAGACGTGCTCCTGCCAACACGGTTGGTGACCCCCTCTACAACCTCGTGGTCGTGGTTGATGATGCCGCTATGGCCATCAGCCACGTGATTCGAGGTGAGGATCACATTGCCAATACGGCCAAGCAACTTTTGCTGTATCAAGCGCTTGGGTTGACCTGCCCAACGTTTGCCCATACGCCCTTGATCCTCAATCCAGAGGGGAGAAAGCTGTCGAAGCGTGATGGGGTGACCTCCATTGGCGATTTTCAGGCCATGGGTTACACCGCAGAGGCCTTAGCCAATTACATGACCCTGCTCGGTTGGTCTGTACCGGAAGGAATGGAGGAACGGTTCACGCTTCGAGAAGCAGCCGACGTTTTCAGTTTTGATCGGGTGAACAAAGCAGGAGCCAAATTCGATTGGGACAAGCTCAACTGGCTCAATGCCCAGATTTTGCATGGTTGCTCGCCTGACGAGCTTCTCGAAGTCCTTGAACCCCGCTGGCGGCAACAAGGCTGGGTTGCTAGCGATCCTGTTTGGGCCAACGACCTAGTTGTTTTGCTTGGACCGTCGCTCACCTTGATTGAAGACGGAGTGACCCAAGCCCAGCCCTTTTTTGAAGAGCCCCCCCTAGAAGAGGATGGACTGAAGCAACTGGAGCAAGCAGGAGCGCGTCCTGCCCTTCAGGCACTTCTCTCCGCTCTTGAGCTGAATCCATGGGATGGTCTCGATGTTGAGCGCGCCCAAACCTTGCTCAAAGAGGCGGCTGCCACCGCTGATGTCAAGAAGGGCGTCTTGATGAAGAGTCTTAGGGCCGCGTTGCTCGGTCGCCTGCAGGGGCCAGACCTCATCACCACATGGGCATTACTGGCCAGACTCGGGAACGATCGGCAGCGCTTGCGTCGCTGCCTCTGA
- a CDS encoding hyperconserved protein Hcp, with amino-acid sequence MELDLQPGDVVKVLESAALGWVRARVIRVKSGGRVVVQSDQGREFTARGNQVRLIEPAGFRP; translated from the coding sequence ATGGAGTTGGATCTTCAACCTGGTGATGTGGTCAAAGTGCTCGAATCAGCCGCTCTCGGCTGGGTTCGTGCACGAGTGATTCGCGTTAAGTCCGGTGGACGAGTCGTCGTTCAAAGCGACCAAGGCCGTGAATTCACGGCTCGAGGGAATCAAGTGCGTTTGATCGAACCAGCTGGATTCCGTCCCTGA
- the rplS gene encoding 50S ribosomal protein L19: MAVDPIETSVDVATEATSGATAVAEKSTAKDSKKMSASALIKEFEDAQLKSDLPEIYVGDTVRVGVRISEGNKERVQPYEGVVIAKRHGSLNQTITVRRIFQGIGVERVFMLHSPQVASVKIERRGKVRRAKLFYLRDRVGKATRVKQRFDR, from the coding sequence ATGGCAGTGGACCCGATAGAGACGTCTGTGGACGTCGCCACTGAGGCGACCAGCGGAGCAACTGCTGTTGCTGAAAAATCAACGGCGAAAGATTCGAAGAAGATGAGTGCTTCAGCACTGATTAAGGAATTCGAGGACGCTCAGTTGAAGAGCGATCTTCCTGAGATTTACGTCGGCGACACCGTGCGTGTTGGTGTTCGCATCAGCGAGGGCAATAAGGAGCGTGTCCAGCCCTATGAGGGCGTTGTGATCGCTAAGCGCCATGGAAGTCTTAATCAGACGATCACGGTGCGACGCATCTTCCAGGGCATCGGTGTTGAGCGTGTTTTTATGCTCCACAGCCCACAAGTGGCCTCAGTGAAGATTGAGCGTCGCGGTAAAGTAAGGCGTGCGAAGCTCTTTTATCTGCGGGACCGGGTGGGCAAGGCCACTCGCGTGAAGCAGCGCTTCGATCGCTGA
- the map gene encoding type I methionyl aminopeptidase, with amino-acid sequence MNLFADLLASTKASTVTATGPRIQQRRGVEIKSARELKIMAKASSIVATVLREIMELVEPGQTTGDLDAHAERRIREMGATPSFMGYHGFPASICASINNEVVHGIPSNKRVIHAGDLLKVDTGAYFDGYHGDSCITVCVGDVSEEARKLSRVAQESLMAGLSQIRAGNTLLDIAGAVEDHVKANHFSVVEDYTGHGVGRNLHEEPSVFNFRTDALPNVKLRPGMTLAVEPILNAGSNACRTLKDRWTVVTKDGSLSAQWEHTIVVTSDGCEILTDRGD; translated from the coding sequence ATGAATTTGTTCGCTGACCTCCTCGCCTCCACAAAAGCTTCCACCGTTACGGCCACAGGGCCGCGCATCCAGCAGAGACGCGGCGTGGAAATCAAGTCAGCTCGAGAGCTGAAAATCATGGCGAAAGCCAGTTCGATCGTCGCCACCGTTTTGCGCGAGATCATGGAGCTGGTTGAACCTGGCCAGACCACTGGCGATCTCGACGCCCATGCCGAGCGCCGCATCAGGGAAATGGGTGCAACCCCCAGTTTCATGGGTTACCACGGCTTCCCTGCAAGCATCTGCGCCAGCATCAACAACGAGGTGGTGCATGGCATCCCCAGCAACAAACGGGTCATCCATGCTGGCGATCTCCTCAAAGTGGATACGGGGGCCTATTTCGACGGCTACCACGGGGATAGCTGCATCACCGTTTGCGTCGGCGACGTCTCGGAAGAAGCACGAAAGCTCAGTCGTGTCGCTCAGGAATCACTGATGGCTGGACTCTCCCAGATCCGTGCTGGGAATACGCTTCTCGACATCGCTGGAGCCGTTGAAGACCACGTCAAAGCCAATCACTTCAGCGTGGTGGAGGATTACACCGGCCATGGAGTTGGACGGAATCTCCATGAGGAGCCATCGGTGTTCAACTTCCGAACAGACGCTCTCCCCAATGTGAAATTGCGCCCAGGAATGACGCTAGCCGTTGAGCCCATTCTCAACGCAGGAAGCAATGCTTGCCGCACCCTCAAAGACCGCTGGACCGTCGTTACCAAGGATGGAAGTCTTTCCGCTCAGTGGGAGCACACCATCGTGGTGACCTCTGATGGTTGCGAGATCCTCACCGATCGGGGGGATTGA
- a CDS encoding SDR family oxidoreductase, whose translation MAKQASPSSAAPLSGRWSGRTVGITGASGALGRALTQALIAEGAWVIAFSHRPRPQAQASPDEAQEWVRWSCGDERQLEPILKGLDVLVLNHGINPGGDQCPDTLSKALEVNAFSHWRLMQQFETIADQDLNREQPRELWVNTSEAEIQPALSPGYELSKRLIGELVSSRWNNRDAEQREALRLRKLILGPFRSNLNPIGVMTSGFVAKQVLWQASLGVNLIIVTPNPLTYLLMPSIELIRRVYCRALKINPPDR comes from the coding sequence ATGGCCAAACAGGCATCTCCCTCCTCCGCTGCTCCCCTGTCCGGGCGTTGGTCTGGACGAACAGTGGGAATCACTGGAGCGAGTGGTGCGCTGGGCCGTGCCTTAACCCAGGCTTTGATCGCAGAGGGCGCCTGGGTGATTGCTTTCAGTCATCGTCCGCGCCCCCAAGCCCAAGCGTCGCCTGATGAAGCTCAAGAGTGGGTTCGTTGGTCTTGCGGAGATGAGCGTCAGCTGGAGCCCATTCTCAAAGGTCTTGATGTGCTCGTTTTGAACCACGGCATCAACCCTGGTGGTGACCAGTGCCCAGACACTCTCTCCAAAGCCCTTGAGGTGAATGCATTCAGCCATTGGCGTTTGATGCAGCAGTTCGAGACCATCGCCGATCAAGATCTCAACCGCGAACAGCCGAGGGAGCTCTGGGTCAACACGTCAGAGGCCGAGATCCAACCGGCCTTGAGCCCTGGCTATGAGTTGAGCAAGCGGCTGATCGGTGAGCTGGTCAGCTCGCGTTGGAACAACCGTGACGCGGAGCAGCGTGAGGCATTGCGGCTTCGCAAACTGATCCTCGGACCGTTTCGCTCCAATCTCAACCCGATTGGGGTGATGACGTCAGGTTTTGTCGCTAAACAGGTGCTCTGGCAAGCAAGCCTTGGGGTGAACTTGATCATCGTCACCCCCAACCCTCTTACGTACCTTCTAATGCCCTCCATCGAACTGATTCGGAGGGTTTATTGCCGCGCTTTGAAGATCAATCCCCCCGATCGGTGA
- a CDS encoding phosphotransacetylase family protein codes for MGNTLLIGSCEPFSGKSALVLGLARHLLSEGRTVRFGKPLATSLEWTAKGSPLPDPLIDDDVRFVGTTLGLDETRLIPSLHLLSPETADTRLRQGNLEAGTGLEMLLKDLQNDQDSFTMLEAAGSLHEGLMYGLSLVQLAEGLSAPVVLVHLWQDSRSVDALLAAQHQLGDRLAGVVLNAVTPDEVEELNQHVVPALQALGLKVFGVMPRSPLLRSVTVGELVRRLDARVICCKERLELLVETLSIGAMNVNSAMEFFRRRRNMAVVTGADRTDIQLAALEASTQCLILTGAGEPLPQLVNRADELEVPLLKVEHDTLATVEVIEQAFGHVRLHETVKATYAFRLVEEHCQLSELFRAVS; via the coding sequence ATGGGCAACACACTGCTGATCGGATCCTGTGAGCCGTTCAGCGGCAAATCCGCTCTCGTACTCGGATTAGCCCGCCATCTCCTGTCTGAAGGCCGGACTGTGCGCTTTGGCAAACCACTCGCCACAAGTCTTGAGTGGACGGCCAAAGGGTCTCCTTTGCCCGATCCATTGATTGATGACGATGTGCGTTTCGTTGGCACAACCCTTGGGCTCGACGAGACCCGCTTGATTCCATCCCTCCATCTGCTCTCTCCAGAGACCGCAGACACCCGTCTGAGACAGGGCAATTTGGAGGCAGGAACCGGGCTCGAGATGTTGTTGAAAGATCTACAAAACGATCAAGACAGCTTCACCATGCTCGAAGCGGCAGGAAGTCTGCACGAGGGTCTGATGTATGGCCTCAGCCTCGTTCAACTCGCTGAAGGACTATCTGCTCCAGTGGTTCTGGTGCATCTTTGGCAAGACAGCCGCAGCGTGGATGCCCTCCTCGCAGCCCAGCATCAGCTCGGCGATCGACTAGCCGGTGTTGTTTTGAATGCGGTGACACCTGATGAAGTCGAGGAATTGAATCAACACGTGGTGCCGGCTCTTCAGGCACTGGGATTAAAGGTCTTCGGGGTGATGCCCAGATCTCCCCTTCTACGCAGCGTCACCGTTGGAGAGCTGGTGAGACGTCTTGATGCGCGAGTGATTTGTTGCAAAGAACGCCTCGAACTCCTGGTTGAGACACTGAGTATCGGAGCCATGAATGTGAATTCAGCAATGGAATTCTTCAGGCGTCGGCGCAACATGGCTGTTGTGACAGGCGCTGATCGCACCGATATTCAGCTGGCAGCACTCGAGGCCTCAACGCAGTGCCTGATCCTCACCGGCGCTGGAGAGCCTCTCCCCCAACTGGTCAATCGTGCCGATGAATTGGAGGTGCCCCTTCTGAAGGTTGAGCACGACACGCTGGCCACGGTTGAAGTGATTGAACAGGCCTTCGGACATGTGCGTCTCCACGAAACAGTGAAGGCCACCTATGCCTTCCGACTCGTTGAAGAGCACTGCCAGCTGAGCGAATTGTTTCGTGCCGTTAGCTGA
- a CDS encoding MAPEG family protein — MDLIALLTAVPAAPYAWSLVLAGAVVIVSIVPLGAARSQADFTMADMNAPRAMFDRLPAWGKRASWAHQNSFEAFGLHAPAALLALIAALQTGPLPGIAAVVALIQPILRLVYIGAYVSNIAPLRGLCWASALFCTGILYVEGLKALLQSA, encoded by the coding sequence ATGGATCTCATTGCTTTGTTGACGGCTGTTCCAGCAGCTCCCTATGCCTGGTCTCTTGTGCTGGCTGGCGCGGTTGTGATTGTCAGCATTGTTCCTCTAGGTGCGGCGCGCTCCCAGGCTGACTTCACCATGGCTGACATGAATGCGCCAAGGGCGATGTTTGATCGCCTGCCCGCGTGGGGGAAGCGGGCCAGTTGGGCTCATCAGAACAGTTTTGAAGCGTTTGGTCTTCATGCTCCTGCTGCTTTGTTGGCTCTAATCGCCGCTCTTCAAACAGGACCTTTGCCAGGTATTGCGGCCGTTGTGGCCCTCATTCAGCCCATCCTTCGACTTGTCTATATCGGTGCTTACGTCAGCAACATTGCGCCTTTAAGAGGCTTGTGCTGGGCGTCGGCGCTCTTTTGCACAGGCATTTTGTACGTGGAAGGCCTGAAAGCTCTTCTTCAATCGGCATGA
- a CDS encoding DUF3288 family protein has product MAEDIQQTHPLYASDRDILDSLLGFEGVPGPDQLTSAARLATRYGDFPGADDIKTDLQKVVAAWGFTRDTLNRQCREIWASGWRPGQSLNDEVGSGSDVSDSDAP; this is encoded by the coding sequence ATGGCAGAAGACATTCAGCAAACTCATCCGCTTTATGCATCGGATCGGGATATTTTGGACTCTTTGCTTGGTTTTGAAGGAGTTCCTGGCCCCGACCAGCTGACGTCCGCAGCAAGACTTGCGACGCGTTATGGAGACTTCCCTGGGGCTGATGACATCAAGACAGACTTGCAGAAAGTTGTCGCTGCTTGGGGCTTCACTCGCGACACACTTAATCGTCAGTGCAGAGAGATCTGGGCCAGCGGTTGGCGTCCAGGTCAAAGTCTCAATGATGAGGTTGGTTCTGGTTCGGATGTCAGCGATTCGGATGCCCCGTAA